The Panacibacter microcysteis DNA window GGCGCAAACGATGCCAAAAGAAGAACTCGTTTTTCTTACCGGCGAATGGAAGGGCGAACGCTTTGCAGATGGCAGGCCAAAAATACCAGACGACCTGCTGGAACGTGCCGGGAAGATCGGTATAGAAGAAGCCTGGCAGGTATTAAATAATGAGGGCTATAAAAACCAGTTTGAAGGCAACTGGAAAATGGTAAACGATTCTGTAAAGGTTGTGGGCCGCGTGGTTACCGCGCAGTACATGCCCAGCCGGCCCGATGTGGAAGCAAAGATCAAAGAACGTGGCAAGGCACAGGGCAGGAAGGGCAATACCAATGCATGGCCAATTGAAACGCTTACCAAAGGTGATGTGTACGTAGCAGATTGCTTTGGTAAGATTGCACAGGGCACACTGATCGGTGATAACCTTGGAAATTCAATTTACGCCAAAACAGGCACCGGTGTTATATTCGATGGTGCGGCAAGAGATCTTGCAGGGCTGG harbors:
- a CDS encoding RraA family protein, with protein sequence MMRVIKFSAALLSACMLAAAAQAQTMPKEELVFLTGEWKGERFADGRPKIPDDLLERAGKIGIEEAWQVLNNEGYKNQFEGNWKMVNDSVKVVGRVVTAQYMPSRPDVEAKIKERGKAQGRKGNTNAWPIETLTKGDVYVADCFGKIAQGTLIGDNLGNSIYAKTGTGVIFDGAARDLAGLADIKGFNAYVRDFDPSYLESVVLMGLNTPVRIGHAIVMPGDLVISEREGVLFIPAHLAEKVISTAEFIGLKDKFGHDMLKSGRYAPGQIDNQWTDEIKNAFLKWLDAHPGESKLTRAQLDAFMEKRTW